Proteins co-encoded in one Halorussus vallis genomic window:
- a CDS encoding HalOD1 output domain-containing protein: MVGDSMGSNDAAAAVEFDSKTETYRLMHDWRDDRSLTATVIDAVAAVTNTPSTEIDPLYESVNPDALNAVYEPTHAGELRREGGCISFRVDDCDVTVYWDGVVEIRPPDGARRRNRREE, encoded by the coding sequence ATGGTGGGGGACTCGATGGGCTCGAACGACGCCGCCGCGGCGGTCGAGTTCGATTCGAAGACGGAGACGTACAGACTCATGCACGATTGGCGGGACGACCGGTCGCTGACGGCGACGGTCATCGACGCCGTCGCGGCGGTGACGAACACGCCTTCGACCGAAATCGACCCGCTGTACGAGAGCGTCAACCCCGACGCGCTGAACGCCGTCTACGAACCGACCCACGCCGGCGAACTCCGTCGGGAGGGCGGTTGCATCAGCTTCCGGGTCGACGACTGCGACGTGACCGTCTACTGGGACGGCGTCGTCGAGATTCGGCCGCCCGACGGGGCGCGTCGACGAAACCGCCGCGAGGAGTGA
- a CDS encoding inositol monophosphatase family protein, with amino-acid sequence MTDHEDRLAVAERAATAGSEVAAEGFRAGLDIETKAGKTDVVTEADRNAQRRVIEVIREEFPDDAIVGEEEDELKEVPETGDAWVVDPIDGTNNYVREIPVWTTSVAAVRDGEPVAAVNAAPALGDTYVADADGVRVDGESVSVSERTDPETFAVAPTIWWDFDRRDEYAGICRGIVERFGDMRRFGSAQLTLAMVARGSLEGTVTNLAANPWDTVAGVHMVRRAGGTVTDLDGDRWRHDSVGLVASNGEAHDELLAAARSVA; translated from the coding sequence ATGACGGACCACGAGGACCGACTCGCGGTGGCCGAGCGCGCGGCGACCGCGGGAAGCGAAGTCGCCGCAGAGGGGTTCCGGGCCGGCCTCGACATCGAAACCAAGGCCGGCAAGACCGACGTGGTGACCGAGGCCGACCGGAACGCCCAGCGCCGGGTCATCGAGGTCATCCGCGAGGAGTTCCCCGACGACGCCATCGTCGGCGAGGAGGAAGACGAACTGAAGGAGGTGCCCGAGACGGGCGACGCGTGGGTCGTCGACCCCATCGACGGCACCAACAACTACGTCCGCGAGATACCCGTCTGGACGACGAGCGTGGCGGCGGTCCGGGACGGCGAACCGGTCGCGGCGGTCAACGCCGCGCCGGCGCTCGGCGACACCTACGTCGCCGACGCCGACGGCGTTCGGGTCGACGGCGAGTCGGTGTCGGTCAGCGAGCGCACGGACCCCGAGACGTTCGCGGTCGCGCCGACCATCTGGTGGGACTTCGACCGGCGCGACGAGTACGCCGGCATCTGCCGGGGAATCGTCGAGCGGTTCGGCGACATGCGGCGGTTCGGTTCCGCCCAGCTCACGCTGGCGATGGTCGCCCGCGGGTCGCTGGAGGGGACGGTCACGAACCTCGCGGCGAACCCGTGGGACACCGTCGCGGGCGTCCACATGGTCCGGCGGGCCGGCGGCACCGTCACCGACCTCGACGGCGACCGGTGGCGCCACGACAGCGTCGGACTGGTCGCCTCGAACGGCGAGGCCCACGACGAACTCCTGGCGGCCGCCAGGAGCGTTGCGTAA
- a CDS encoding Lrp/AsnC family transcriptional regulator produces the protein MELDDTDRAILQALQENARTPFSEIARRIDMSSATVHDRVNRMEEAGVIEGYHAKVDPKALDYGISAIVGLQVEQGQEEDTLGRLDDIDGVQEVHLTTGSWDVLMRVYARDADNLRELMFDNIAQMEGFARSQTMVILGTPYESDELPIEVEE, from the coding sequence ATGGAACTCGATGATACCGACCGCGCCATCCTCCAGGCGCTACAGGAGAACGCTCGAACGCCGTTCAGCGAGATAGCGAGGCGAATCGATATGTCGAGTGCGACCGTCCACGACCGCGTCAACCGGATGGAGGAGGCGGGCGTCATCGAGGGGTACCACGCGAAGGTCGACCCGAAGGCGCTCGACTACGGCATCTCCGCCATCGTCGGCCTCCAGGTGGAGCAGGGCCAGGAGGAGGACACCCTCGGCCGCCTCGACGACATCGACGGCGTCCAGGAGGTCCACCTCACGACCGGTTCGTGGGACGTCCTGATGCGGGTGTACGCCCGGGACGCCGACAACCTCCGGGAACTCATGTTCGACAACATCGCCCAGATGGAGGGGTTCGCCCGCTCGCAGACGATGGTCATCCTGGGGACGCCCTACGAGAGCGACGAACTCCCCATCGAAGTCGAAGAGTGA
- a CDS encoding DUF63 family protein yields MGTAIDGTDNERLWGGTVLALLVALVGGALAFPKRVYDGFIWHYFWGPVLADAKSAQCAVRSGGSTRYLYDAAACRAAAEPVAVPGYTLVSEVGYAVTMLLALVGVVFLLRRLGIGQDRALFYSLFPYMLFGGALRVVEDANDAVPQGVESAVPFPWNTLIISPVIYFTMFALTLVALLVSVELDEHDVVGDYGRPLAGIGTALLVGSLGYLTLLAFTTDYVSFYPQITVIVLVGATLVTAVVWWALERYAPYINAGTRRMGLVVIWAHAVDGVANVVGIDWARELGLPADLVPKHPVNRALIGVGEQFPQPVVDLIGTAWPFLLVKIVAAVFVVWVFDEEIFEESPRYAILLMVAIVAVGLGPGTRDMLRATFGI; encoded by the coding sequence ATGGGCACCGCTATCGACGGAACCGACAACGAACGCCTGTGGGGCGGGACGGTCCTCGCGCTGCTGGTCGCGCTGGTCGGCGGCGCGCTGGCGTTCCCCAAACGGGTGTACGACGGGTTCATCTGGCACTACTTCTGGGGGCCGGTGCTGGCCGACGCCAAGAGCGCCCAGTGTGCGGTGCGGAGCGGCGGGTCGACCCGCTACCTCTACGACGCCGCGGCCTGCCGGGCGGCGGCCGAACCGGTCGCCGTGCCGGGCTACACGCTCGTCTCGGAGGTCGGTTACGCGGTGACGATGCTGCTGGCGCTGGTCGGGGTCGTCTTCCTGCTCCGGCGACTCGGCATCGGCCAGGACCGCGCGCTGTTCTACTCGCTGTTCCCCTACATGCTGTTCGGCGGGGCGCTCCGCGTGGTCGAGGACGCCAACGACGCCGTTCCCCAGGGCGTCGAGTCGGCCGTCCCGTTCCCGTGGAACACCCTCATCATCAGTCCGGTCATCTACTTCACGATGTTCGCGCTCACGCTGGTCGCGTTGCTGGTCAGCGTCGAACTCGACGAACACGACGTCGTCGGCGACTACGGCCGCCCGCTCGCGGGCATCGGTACGGCCCTGCTGGTCGGGTCGCTCGGCTACCTAACGTTGCTGGCGTTCACGACCGACTACGTCTCTTTCTACCCCCAGATCACCGTCATCGTCTTGGTCGGCGCCACGCTCGTCACCGCCGTCGTCTGGTGGGCGCTCGAACGGTACGCGCCGTACATCAACGCCGGCACGCGCAGGATGGGTCTGGTCGTCATCTGGGCGCACGCGGTCGACGGCGTCGCCAACGTCGTCGGCATCGACTGGGCGCGCGAACTCGGCCTGCCCGCCGATCTGGTGCCCAAACATCCGGTCAACCGCGCGCTCATCGGCGTCGGCGAGCAGTTCCCCCAACCGGTCGTGGACCTGATCGGGACCGCGTGGCCGTTCCTGTTGGTCAAGATCGTCGCGGCGGTGTTCGTCGTCTGGGTGTTCGACGAGGAGATATTCGAGGAGAGTCCGCGCTACGCCATCCTCCTGATGGTGGCCATCGTCGCGGTCGGCCTCGGGCCGGGCACGCGCGACATGCTCCGGGCGACGTTCGGCATCTGA
- a CDS encoding YcaO-like family protein, translating into MDTPTVALVGAGPAAEAVRAALADASARATGTDVDGVASADFAVVVGEVGRREFERANRIARESGTPWLAVELGGVGGRHRVTADAAVSGFAPETACYECLRTRVAANATDDETDEADPEYDPATARFAGAIAGREAARLLSGGESTILGGVVEVPHAERRLLPAPNCECDESASAPDADSTGVAGHDRWRALQYDETTLDDAFSRAELTVDDRVGVVRSVGEAESFPVPYYLAEIGDTTGFSDAQAAEQAAGVAADWNEALMKALGEALERYAAGVYRESAFEVARAGDLDSAVAPSAFVRPDDYPDFDPGEALPWVRGRDLHTGSSVHLPAEFVHFPPPAARHKPSITTGLGLGNSPAQAVLSGLYEVIERDATMVAWYSTFEPLELTVADERFETLARRARAEDLSVTPLLVTGDVDVPVVAVAVHREDEWPRFAVGSDADLDPDAAAASALAEALQNWTELRSMGREDAADADGAIGRYADFPDPAREFVDAETAIPSASVGPSEPPEGTAELDAVLDRLADADLTAFAARLTTRDLASLGFEAVRVLVPDAQPLFTGDSFFGERARTVPAELGFEFRPDREPHPYP; encoded by the coding sequence ATGGACACGCCGACAGTCGCGCTCGTCGGAGCGGGGCCGGCCGCCGAGGCGGTTCGCGCGGCGCTCGCCGACGCGAGCGCACGCGCGACCGGAACCGACGTAGACGGCGTCGCGTCGGCCGACTTCGCCGTCGTCGTCGGCGAAGTCGGCCGACGCGAGTTCGAGCGCGCGAACCGAATCGCTAGGGAGAGCGGGACGCCGTGGCTCGCCGTCGAACTCGGCGGCGTCGGCGGTCGCCACCGGGTGACCGCCGACGCCGCCGTCTCGGGGTTCGCCCCCGAGACGGCCTGCTACGAGTGCCTGCGGACACGGGTCGCCGCCAATGCGACCGACGATGAGACGGACGAAGCCGACCCCGAGTACGACCCGGCGACCGCCCGCTTCGCGGGCGCGATCGCCGGGCGCGAGGCGGCGCGCCTGCTGTCGGGCGGCGAGTCGACGATTCTCGGCGGGGTCGTCGAAGTTCCGCACGCCGAACGACGCCTCCTGCCCGCGCCGAACTGCGAGTGCGACGAGTCGGCGTCGGCGCCCGACGCCGACTCGACGGGCGTCGCCGGCCACGACCGCTGGCGGGCCCTCCAGTACGACGAAACGACTCTCGACGACGCGTTCTCGCGAGCGGAACTGACCGTCGACGACCGCGTGGGCGTCGTCCGGTCGGTCGGCGAGGCCGAGTCGTTCCCCGTTCCCTACTACCTCGCTGAGATCGGCGATACGACCGGGTTCAGCGACGCGCAGGCCGCCGAGCAGGCCGCGGGCGTGGCGGCCGACTGGAACGAGGCGCTGATGAAGGCGCTGGGCGAGGCGCTGGAGCGGTACGCCGCGGGCGTCTACCGGGAGTCGGCCTTCGAGGTCGCCCGCGCGGGCGATCTCGATTCGGCGGTCGCGCCGTCCGCGTTCGTCCGGCCCGACGACTATCCCGACTTCGACCCCGGCGAGGCGCTCCCGTGGGTCCGGGGTCGTGACCTTCACACCGGGTCGTCGGTCCACCTGCCGGCGGAGTTCGTCCACTTTCCGCCGCCCGCCGCCCGCCACAAGCCCTCGATAACGACCGGTTTGGGTCTGGGTAATTCGCCCGCGCAGGCGGTGCTGTCGGGCCTCTACGAGGTAATCGAGCGTGACGCGACGATGGTGGCCTGGTATTCGACGTTCGAACCGCTGGAACTGACCGTCGCCGACGAGCGGTTCGAGACGCTCGCCCGCCGGGCGCGCGCCGAGGACCTCTCGGTGACGCCGCTGCTCGTCACGGGCGACGTCGACGTGCCGGTGGTCGCCGTCGCGGTCCACCGCGAAGACGAGTGGCCGAGGTTCGCGGTCGGCTCCGATGCCGACCTCGACCCGGACGCCGCGGCGGCGTCGGCGTTGGCCGAGGCGCTCCAGAACTGGACCGAACTCCGCTCGATGGGCCGCGAGGACGCCGCCGACGCCGACGGCGCCATCGGTCGGTACGCCGACTTCCCCGACCCGGCCCGCGAGTTCGTCGACGCGGAGACGGCGATTCCGAGCGCGAGCGTCGGCCCGTCGGAACCGCCGGAGGGGACCGCCGAACTCGACGCGGTCCTCGACCGCCTCGCCGACGCCGACCTCACGGCGTTCGCCGCCCGCCTGACGACCAGAGACCTCGCGTCGCTCGGCTTTGAGGCGGTCCGGGTGCTGGTCCCCGACGCCCAACCGCTGTTCACCGGCGACTCCTTCTTCGGCGAGCGCGCCCGGACCGTCCCGGCCGAACTCGGCTTCGAGTTCCGACCGGACCGCGAGCCGCATCCGTACCCCTGA
- the tbsP gene encoding transcriptional regulator TbsP, with amino-acid sequence MDTESNLLDKEIGEILRSVIDDAPETLLVVNPSRDTIEELINVATAYDGDLPSLRMLAQEGTLKDVMEDFIVASNAADLIDAGNLSLRTTSEVPSNSLLVTDEVVVALVTAADHVGGLTAANGTFVSEAYESYNDQWESADEFSLRTPPITRVRETLGEEISPDAQEDFDEVLASMETARGDGDGLDEVTISLLVAAKNEALLYDISKWGEDVGIASKATFSRTKTKLEDMGLIGTEKVPIDVGRPRLRLKLANDDLRNADTDQLAGVAQSMLN; translated from the coding sequence ATGGACACGGAATCGAACCTGCTCGACAAGGAGATCGGCGAGATCCTTCGGAGCGTCATCGACGACGCTCCGGAGACGCTGCTGGTCGTCAACCCGTCGAGGGACACCATCGAAGAGCTAATCAACGTCGCCACCGCGTACGACGGCGACCTCCCGTCCCTGCGCATGCTCGCACAGGAGGGGACGCTCAAGGACGTCATGGAGGACTTCATCGTCGCGAGCAACGCGGCCGACCTCATCGACGCGGGTAACCTCTCGCTTCGCACGACCAGCGAGGTACCGAGCAACTCGCTGCTCGTCACCGACGAGGTCGTCGTCGCGCTCGTGACCGCCGCCGACCACGTCGGCGGCCTCACCGCCGCCAACGGGACGTTCGTCTCGGAGGCCTACGAGTCCTACAACGACCAGTGGGAGAGCGCCGACGAGTTCTCGCTCCGCACGCCCCCGATCACGCGGGTCCGCGAGACGCTCGGCGAGGAGATCAGCCCCGACGCCCAGGAGGACTTCGACGAGGTGCTCGCCTCGATGGAGACCGCTCGCGGCGACGGCGACGGTCTGGACGAGGTCACCATCAGCCTGCTCGTGGCCGCGAAGAACGAAGCCCTGCTGTACGACATCAGCAAGTGGGGCGAGGACGTCGGCATCGCCAGCAAGGCGACGTTCTCGCGGACGAAGACGAAGCTCGAGGACATGGGCCTCATCGGCACGGAGAAGGTGCCCATCGACGTGGGCCGACCCCGTCTCCGCCTGAAGCTCGCCAACGATGACCTGCGGAACGCCGACACGGACCAGCTCGCGGGCGTCGCCCAGAGCATGCTCAACTGA
- the glyA gene encoding serine hydroxymethyltransferase, protein MEYDRVRAVDPQVADALESEVERQRETLAMIASENHVSEAVLQAQGSVLTNKYAEGYPGSRYYAGCENADEIENLAVERAKELWGAEHVNVQPHSGTQANMGVYLAMLEPGDKILSLDLTHGGHLSHGHPANFTGKLYDVEQYEVDAETGYIDYDQLAEKAESFDPDIVVSGYSAYPRAVEWETIQEVADSVDAYHLADIAHITGLVAAGVHPSPVGIADFVTGSTHKTIRAGRGGIIMTKEEYADDVDSAVFPGAQGGPLMHNIAGKAVGFKEALEPEFEAYAQQVVDNAKALADTFQEQGLGVVSGGTDTHLVLVDLRESHPDLTGGDAEDALESTGIVLNANTVPGETRSAFNPSGIRAGTPALTTRGFDEEDTRYVGELIADVVDNPDDEDVKAEVAEEVLDLCEQNPLYE, encoded by the coding sequence ATGGAGTACGACCGCGTCCGGGCAGTCGACCCGCAGGTCGCAGACGCCCTCGAATCGGAAGTCGAGCGCCAGCGCGAAACCCTGGCGATGATCGCGAGCGAGAACCACGTCAGCGAAGCGGTCCTGCAAGCCCAGGGGAGCGTCCTCACCAACAAGTACGCCGAGGGCTACCCCGGGTCGCGGTACTACGCGGGTTGCGAGAACGCCGACGAGATAGAGAACCTCGCCGTCGAGCGCGCCAAGGAGTTGTGGGGCGCCGAACACGTCAACGTCCAGCCCCACTCGGGGACCCAGGCGAACATGGGCGTCTACCTCGCCATGCTCGAACCCGGCGACAAAATCCTCTCGCTCGACCTGACCCACGGCGGCCACCTGAGCCACGGTCACCCCGCGAACTTCACCGGAAAGCTCTACGACGTCGAACAGTACGAGGTCGACGCCGAGACGGGCTACATCGACTACGACCAACTCGCCGAGAAGGCCGAGTCGTTCGACCCCGACATCGTCGTCTCCGGCTACTCGGCGTACCCCCGCGCCGTCGAGTGGGAGACCATCCAGGAGGTCGCCGACTCGGTCGACGCCTACCACCTCGCCGACATCGCCCACATCACCGGCCTGGTCGCCGCCGGCGTCCACCCCTCGCCGGTCGGCATCGCCGACTTCGTCACCGGGTCGACCCACAAGACCATCCGGGCCGGCCGGGGCGGCATCATCATGACGAAAGAGGAGTACGCCGACGACGTCGACAGCGCCGTCTTCCCCGGGGCGCAGGGCGGCCCGCTCATGCACAACATCGCGGGCAAGGCCGTCGGCTTCAAGGAGGCGCTCGAACCCGAGTTCGAAGCGTACGCTCAGCAGGTCGTCGACAACGCCAAGGCGCTCGCCGACACGTTCCAGGAGCAGGGCCTCGGCGTCGTCTCCGGCGGGACCGACACCCACCTCGTGCTGGTGGACCTCCGGGAGTCCCACCCGGACCTCACGGGCGGCGACGCCGAAGACGCGCTCGAATCGACGGGCATCGTTCTCAACGCCAACACCGTCCCCGGCGAAACCCGCTCGGCGTTCAACCCCAGCGGCATCCGCGCGGGCACGCCCGCGCTCACGACCCGCGGGTTCGACGAGGAGGATACGCGCTACGTCGGCGAACTCATCGCCGACGTCGTCGACAATCCCGACGACGAGGACGTGAAGGCCGAAGTGGCCGAGGAAGTGCTCGACCTCTGCGAGCAGAACCCGCTGTACGAGTAA
- a CDS encoding bifunctional methylenetetrahydrofolate dehydrogenase/methenyltetrahydrofolate cyclohydrolase, giving the protein MTEIIDGNAVAEDVREGLQGSIETLADAGVRPGLATVLMSDDPASETYVSMKQRDCEEVGIEGIHVELDEDAPAQDLYDTVDDLNADPEVHGILVQMPVVDQVDTRRVLRSVDPAKDVDGFHPENVGRLVAGNARFKPCTPHGIQKLLEAADVETEGAEAVVVGRSDIVGKPMANLLVQKAPFGNATTTVCHSRTEDLAAHTREADVVVAAAGVPEMIDGSMLKEGSTVIDVGINRVDADTEKGYELVGDVDFESAKEVAGAITPVPGGVGPMTRAMLLYNTVKAAGEQEGVEVDLP; this is encoded by the coding sequence ATGACCGAGATAATCGACGGCAACGCCGTCGCCGAGGACGTACGCGAGGGCCTGCAGGGCAGCATCGAGACGCTCGCCGACGCGGGCGTCCGCCCCGGACTCGCGACCGTCCTGATGAGCGACGACCCCGCGAGCGAGACGTACGTCTCGATGAAACAGCGCGACTGCGAGGAGGTCGGCATCGAGGGCATCCACGTCGAACTCGACGAGGACGCGCCCGCGCAGGACCTCTACGACACCGTCGACGACCTCAACGCCGACCCCGAGGTCCACGGCATCCTGGTCCAGATGCCGGTGGTCGACCAAGTCGATACCCGCCGCGTGCTCCGGTCGGTCGACCCCGCGAAGGACGTCGACGGCTTCCACCCCGAGAACGTCGGCCGACTCGTCGCCGGGAACGCCCGCTTCAAGCCCTGTACGCCCCACGGCATCCAGAAGCTCCTCGAAGCCGCGGACGTCGAAACCGAGGGTGCGGAGGCGGTCGTGGTCGGGCGCTCGGACATCGTCGGCAAGCCGATGGCGAACCTCCTCGTCCAGAAGGCGCCGTTCGGCAACGCGACCACGACGGTCTGTCACTCGCGCACGGAGGACCTCGCGGCCCACACCCGCGAGGCCGACGTCGTCGTCGCGGCCGCGGGCGTCCCCGAGATGATAGACGGGTCGATGCTGAAGGAGGGTTCGACGGTCATCGACGTCGGCATCAACCGCGTCGACGCCGACACCGAGAAGGGCTACGAACTCGTCGGCGACGTCGACTTCGAATCCGCGAAGGAGGTCGCTGGCGCCATCACGCCCGTCCCCGGCGGCGTCGGGCCGATGACCCGCGCGATGCTGCTCTACAACACCGTGAAGGCCGCCGGCGAACAGGAAGGCGTCGAAGTCGACCTGCCGTAA
- a CDS encoding DUF7117 family protein, whose amino-acid sequence MKVRGERDCKDCGTRWSYYETGSVECPSCGSLHSVGVEDSRELHTDDPGELDLTAARDAVDAEPLRRVAELAEEAARSYVRRRGFVRGGDLVELDDTYLLARELRHVAAEVGRAMDVSDDEEWYFLELLRCADRDERPAPGEVPSSFRTLRGLAYGEAVREYRGEMADWADEYGADELGRDALETLGDHARRVLALDGDVDPEAAERLAAAARDVAAYLRDDDEDALVSARDRFERLAE is encoded by the coding sequence ATGAAGGTCCGCGGCGAGCGCGATTGCAAGGACTGCGGGACGCGGTGGTCCTACTACGAGACGGGGAGCGTCGAGTGTCCATCCTGCGGAAGTCTCCACAGCGTCGGCGTCGAGGACTCGCGCGAACTCCACACCGACGACCCCGGCGAACTCGACCTGACCGCGGCGCGCGACGCCGTCGACGCCGAACCGCTTCGCCGGGTCGCGGAACTCGCTGAGGAGGCGGCCCGGTCGTACGTCCGCCGGCGCGGGTTCGTCCGCGGCGGCGACCTGGTCGAACTCGACGACACCTACCTGTTGGCCCGGGAACTCCGTCACGTCGCCGCCGAGGTCGGTCGCGCGATGGACGTCAGCGACGACGAGGAGTGGTACTTCCTCGAACTCCTCCGGTGTGCCGACCGGGACGAACGGCCCGCGCCCGGCGAGGTCCCGTCGTCGTTTCGGACGCTCCGCGGCCTCGCGTACGGCGAGGCGGTCCGGGAGTACCGCGGCGAGATGGCCGACTGGGCCGACGAGTACGGCGCCGACGAGTTAGGCCGCGACGCCCTGGAGACGCTCGGCGACCACGCCAGGCGCGTCCTCGCGCTCGACGGCGACGTCGACCCCGAGGCGGCCGAACGACTCGCGGCGGCGGCCCGCGACGTGGCCGCGTACCTGCGTGACGACGACGAGGACGCGCTGGTCAGCGCGCGCGACCGCTTCGAACGACTGGCGGAGTGA
- a CDS encoding DUF7528 family protein, with translation MTVAGRTHELTRAEADQLRAALGDALTERREFFRTVGEHRENGSYVVARRRANSSGHRKVFESFDALRRLYDRLPREFAAEDVGRTGLTGGRRHVLVHHFAEHPAFDCELVKRQPLTARKRSDEGPEDEERRGDGNGGDTGD, from the coding sequence GTGACCGTCGCGGGACGAACCCACGAACTCACCAGAGCCGAGGCCGACCAGTTACGCGCGGCGCTCGGCGACGCGCTGACCGAGCGCCGAGAGTTCTTCCGAACGGTCGGCGAACACCGCGAGAACGGGAGTTACGTCGTCGCGCGCAGGCGTGCGAACTCCTCGGGCCACCGGAAGGTGTTCGAGAGCTTCGACGCGCTGCGTCGGCTCTACGACCGCCTCCCGCGGGAGTTCGCCGCCGAGGACGTCGGGCGGACCGGCCTCACCGGCGGTCGCCGCCACGTGCTGGTCCACCACTTCGCCGAACATCCGGCCTTCGACTGCGAGTTGGTCAAGCGCCAACCCTTGACCGCCCGCAAGCGGTCGGACGAAGGTCCGGAGGACGAAGAACGCCGCGGAGACGGGAACGGAGGTGACACCGGAGACTGA
- a CDS encoding DUF1028 domain-containing protein, with the protein MTRTRPSTFSIVARDPETEAVGVAVQSKFVSVGSVVPFAAADAGAIATQSFANVAYGPDGLDLLRAGKSAEAIVAELTDDDPESASRQVGVVGSDGSVAAFTGAECFEFADDSQGENYTVQGNILENRETLEAMEAAFEETEGGLPERLIAALHAGNDAGGDKRGEQSAALYVVKPEGGYDGKNDRWIDVRVDDHETPIEELERVFKIYDVTLLEREEPDECRELSGETAAAVRETLADLGMYDETQDGSGHGATDDDGDGEIAPDSPNAPDASGAFGESDRDALEAFRGMNNFENHDLAVLEDALARGWDDAKGSGEERLVDAIWHGLSRLDRK; encoded by the coding sequence ATGACCCGAACGCGACCATCGACGTTCTCCATCGTCGCGCGCGACCCCGAAACCGAGGCGGTCGGCGTCGCCGTCCAGTCGAAGTTCGTCAGCGTCGGGTCGGTCGTCCCCTTCGCGGCGGCCGACGCGGGCGCGATAGCCACCCAGAGCTTCGCCAACGTCGCCTACGGCCCGGACGGACTCGACCTCCTTCGGGCGGGGAAGTCGGCCGAGGCGATCGTCGCGGAACTGACCGACGACGACCCCGAATCGGCCAGCCGACAGGTCGGCGTCGTCGGCAGCGACGGCTCCGTGGCGGCGTTCACGGGCGCGGAGTGCTTTGAGTTCGCCGACGACTCGCAGGGCGAGAACTACACGGTCCAGGGCAACATCCTCGAGAATCGCGAAACCCTGGAGGCGATGGAAGCCGCCTTCGAGGAAACCGAAGGCGGCCTCCCCGAGCGACTCATCGCGGCCCTGCACGCGGGCAACGACGCGGGCGGCGACAAGCGCGGCGAGCAGAGCGCGGCGCTCTACGTCGTCAAGCCTGAGGGCGGCTACGACGGCAAGAACGACCGGTGGATAGACGTGCGAGTCGACGACCACGAGACGCCCATTGAGGAACTGGAGCGGGTGTTCAAGATCTACGACGTGACCTTGCTCGAACGCGAGGAACCCGACGAGTGCCGGGAACTGTCGGGCGAAACCGCCGCGGCAGTTCGGGAGACGCTGGCCGACCTCGGGATGTACGACGAGACGCAGGACGGAAGCGGGCACGGAGCCACGGACGACGACGGAGACGGCGAAATCGCCCCCGACTCGCCGAACGCGCCCGACGCGTCGGGCGCGTTCGGCGAGTCGGACCGCGACGCCCTGGAGGCGTTTCGCGGGATGAACAACTTCGAGAACCACGACCTCGCGGTGCTGGAGGACGCGCTGGCCCGCGGGTGGGACGACGCCAAGGGGTCGGGCGAGGAGCGACTGGTCGACGCCATCTGGCACGGCCTCTCGCGACTCGACCGGAAGTGA
- a CDS encoding amphi-Trp domain-containing protein, which produces MPEEVLFKTEHRQSRSEVAAYLRAVAEKLESGGDITLSAGDQSVTLAPPAEPTFEVKAERETSGGGGPAELSVEFELEWDEGDASGGSASDGTLQIE; this is translated from the coding sequence ATGCCAGAGGAAGTGCTGTTCAAGACGGAGCACCGCCAGTCCCGGAGCGAAGTCGCCGCGTACCTGCGAGCCGTCGCGGAGAAACTGGAATCGGGCGGGGACATCACCCTCTCGGCCGGCGACCAGTCGGTGACGCTCGCACCACCCGCGGAACCTACCTTCGAGGTGAAGGCGGAACGCGAGACGTCGGGCGGCGGCGGGCCGGCCGAACTCAGCGTGGAGTTCGAACTGGAGTGGGACGAGGGCGACGCCTCGGGCGGGTCTGCGTCGGACGGGACGCTCCAGATCGAGTAG
- a CDS encoding helix-turn-helix transcriptional regulator, whose translation MHDLTGFQRDLLYVIAGLDEPHGLAIKDELESYYEKEIHHGRLYPNLDTLVDKGLIEKGQRDRRTNYYTLTRRGTREIEARREWEAQYVDLSVEA comes from the coding sequence ATGCACGACCTGACAGGATTCCAGCGCGACCTGCTGTACGTCATCGCGGGGTTGGACGAACCGCACGGACTCGCCATCAAAGACGAACTGGAGTCGTACTACGAGAAAGAAATCCACCACGGCCGCCTCTACCCCAACCTCGACACCCTCGTCGACAAAGGCCTCATCGAGAAGGGCCAGCGCGACCGCCGGACCAACTACTACACGCTGACCCGGCGAGGGACGCGCGAAATCGAGGCCCGCCGCGAGTGGGAGGCACAGTACGTCGATTTGAGCGTCGAGGCCTGA